The following proteins are co-located in the Calliphora vicina chromosome 2, idCalVici1.1, whole genome shotgun sequence genome:
- the Nepl7 gene encoding endothelin-converting enzyme 2 — MWLKQRSALIVIALVCFTVQATTDALSPSKSLNTTTPTIFKLPTTIDEDDLLHEMALFMKDNMNLAEDPCEDFYEFACGNWSHSPRVPQRGHNDTFLHAIQLELNDLMVDFLKNSTRTTNKTAEAKAKQFYTSCVVGGKDVSVGVKTLLDSEKETFEKLKLSGENDWLAVNLMSPYGVYALLPLHVNYSTTSRQFEVSLSLPIPLLQHFHNSSNSKDLLQTLGLDSEEFQLMLEFERNLTSKAQELETVERVTIKKFLHLHEQDPINWKTFFKMAFPHYLEDDWYVSNKVANFTHLERFLRKSHTENLRNYIKWRTILKFYNIWKDQISGDDHREQICRQHTESYFTYALMPWFIEVLYDQERREDSLKIADAIQNQFFEMIANYTWLDEETKSKVKTKLRAMDVAVGYKDEMRHRTLSNQIYSTVQIGTDWFKNLENLEAYRAGIRLNSVHKTIVPPMLSPFNVNAYYVDYINTAFITMGISQMPLYNVKFPDSLKFGGIGMLIGHEMAHGFDSNGYLVNYDGKRHQWLSPASLRNFKERYSCLENQYNKFIYRGVQTNGSATMPDNIADNAGLRFAYHAYRKHLASAKESEEKPLPGLNFSNNELFYIKFAQSWCTGRDDSYKMRHIKLDHHAYGEFRVLGPLRNMPEFAQTFNCKLGTQMNPLKKCVVW, encoded by the coding sequence ATGTGGCTTAAACAGCGTTCCGCTCTAATAGTGATCGCCTTGGTATGTTTTACAGTTCAAGCCACAACAGACGCACTCAGTCCCTCCAAGAGTTTAAACACAACTACGCCCACCATCTTTAAATTACCCACAACCATAGATGAGGACGATTTATTGCACGAAATGGCTCTTTTTATGAAAGACAATATGAATTTAGCGGAGGATCCTTGTGAAGATTTCTATGAGTTTGCCTGTGGTAATTGGTCTCACAGTCCAAGAGTACCCCAACGTGGACATAATGATACATTTTTGCATGCCATACAATTGGAACTAAATGATTTAATGGTCGACTTTTTAAAGAATTCAACGAGGACAACAAACAAAACTGCTGAAGCCAAGGCCAAACAGTTTTATACATCCTGTGTTGTGGGAGGCAAAGATGTCAGTGTGGGAGTGAAAACTTTGTTGGACAGTGAAAAGGAAACTTTCGAAAAACTTAAATTGTCGGGAGAAAACGATTGGTTGGCAGTTAATTTAATGTCTCCCTATGGAGTTTATGCTTTGTTGCCTTTACATGTTAATTACAGCACCACTAGTCGGCAATTTGAAGTTTCCTTAAGTTTGCCCATTCCTCTACTGCAACATTTCCATAATTCCTCTAATTCTAAAGATCTACTACAAACTCTTGGTCTAGATAGCGAAGAATTCCAATTAATGCTGGAATTTGAGCGCAATTTAACCAGCAAAGCCCAAGAACTTGAGACTGTGGAGAGAGTTACAATCAAAAAGTTCTTACATCTGCATGAACAAGATCCCATCAATTggaaaactttctttaaaatgGCCTTTCCTCATTATTTAGAAGATGACTGGTATGTTAGCAATAAAGTGGCCAACTTTACACACTTGGAACGTTTCTTGCGCAAATCGCACACAGAAAATTTGCGCAATTATATTAAATGGCGCACGATTTTGAAGTTCTACAATATTTGGAAAGATCAAATATCAGGAGATGACCATAGAGAGCAAATATGTCGCCAACACACAGAATCTTACTTCACGTACGCCTTAATGCCCTGGTTCATAGAAGTCCTTTACGATCAGGAACGAAGAGAGGATTCTTTAAAAATAGCCGATGCAATACAAAACCAATTCTTTGAAATGATTGCCAATTACACCTGGTTGGATGAGGAAACTAAATCAAAGGTCAAAACTAAACTAAGAGCCATGGATGTAGCTGTGGGTTACAAAGATGAAATGCGCCACCGAACATTATCCAATCAAATTTATAGTACTGTGCAAATAGGCACGGATTGGTTTAAGAACCTTGAAAACTTGGAAGCCTATAGGGCCGGCATACGTCTCAACTCGGTGCACAAGACCATAGTGCCTCCCATGCTGTCACCCTTTAATGTGAATGCCTACTATGTTGACTACATTAATACGGCCTTTATAACCATGGGCATTTCCCAAATGCCTCTGTACAATGTAAAGTTCCCAGATTCCCTTAAATTTGGTGGCATTGGCATGTTAATAGGCCATGAAATGGCTCATGGTTTTGACTCCAACGGCTATCTAGTCAACTATGATGGTAAAAGACATCAATGGCTGTCACCTGCATCGCTGCGCAATTTCAAGGAACGCTATAGTTGTTTGGAGAATCAatacaacaaatttatatatcgtGGTGTACAGACAAATGGTTCAGCCACTATGCCCGATAATATTGCGGATAACGCGGGCTTACGCTTCGCTTATCATGCATACCGAAAGCATTTGGCTTCAGCTAAGGAGAGCGAAGAAAAACCTTTGCCTGGCTTGAATTTCTCTAACAATgaattattttacattaaatttgcTCAATCTTGGTGTACGGGCCGAGATGATTCCTACAAAATGCGTCATATTAAATTGGATCATCATGCGTATGGTGAGTTTCGGGTATTGGGGCCGCTGCGTAATATGCCCGAATTTGCTCAGACCTTTAACTGTAAGTTGGGCACACAAATGAATCCTTTGAAAAAGTGCGTGGTATGGTAA